One stretch of Dissulfurimicrobium hydrothermale DNA includes these proteins:
- the hemA gene encoding glutamyl-tRNA reductase — MPQASNRPQILLMGVNHKTAGVEVRERLALRNCETPALKLLSGLPQLDELVFLSTCNRVEVISATQTPKDAEAAIKALWLKNTGIDKTLLDSVLYIYKGEEAIRHVFKVASSLDSMVVGEPQILGQMKDAYRMAVDAKTSGAILNRLLHKAFSVAKLIRTETGIANSAVSISYAAVELAKKIFGDLKGKKALLVGAGEMAELAARHLMTNGISRLIVANRTLSRAVELAERLKGLAIALEEIEDALLETDIVISSTGAPGFILTKDIVRRAMRPRRHRLLFLIDIAVPRDIEPGVNELENVYLYGIDDLKGIVEFNKAERGKEAKKAERMVEAEVIKFMSWLESTDAVPVIQAIQQKAEEVRRREMARSHSVLSALTPEQQKAIDVLTSSIVQKILLNPIICLKKEGCKEGKSELVEAAGRLFGLNGTEECKERH; from the coding sequence ATGCCGCAAGCTTCAAATAGACCTCAGATATTGCTTATGGGTGTAAACCATAAAACTGCGGGTGTCGAGGTGCGCGAACGTCTGGCGCTTCGTAATTGCGAAACACCGGCCTTGAAACTCCTATCAGGGCTCCCTCAGCTTGATGAACTGGTATTTCTGTCTACATGCAACAGGGTGGAGGTCATCTCCGCAACACAGACCCCCAAGGATGCAGAGGCCGCAATTAAGGCGCTCTGGCTTAAAAACACCGGAATAGACAAGACCCTCCTTGACTCCGTGCTCTATATATACAAGGGGGAAGAGGCGATTCGCCATGTGTTCAAGGTGGCTTCAAGCCTTGATTCAATGGTCGTCGGCGAACCACAGATACTCGGGCAGATGAAAGACGCCTATCGCATGGCAGTGGATGCAAAGACATCGGGCGCCATCCTCAACCGTTTACTCCACAAGGCATTCTCTGTAGCAAAACTCATCCGTACAGAGACCGGCATAGCGAACAGTGCGGTCTCCATAAGTTATGCAGCTGTTGAGCTTGCAAAGAAGATATTCGGCGATTTGAAAGGCAAAAAGGCCCTCTTGGTAGGCGCAGGCGAGATGGCTGAACTTGCGGCCAGACACCTTATGACAAATGGGATATCCAGGCTCATCGTAGCCAACCGCACCCTCTCAAGGGCAGTTGAGCTTGCGGAGCGGCTGAAAGGCCTGGCCATTGCCCTTGAGGAGATAGAAGACGCCCTGCTTGAGACTGATATAGTAATAAGCTCCACAGGCGCACCGGGGTTTATCTTAACCAAAGATATAGTGCGCAGGGCAATGCGTCCCAGGCGGCACCGCCTCTTGTTCCTCATAGATATTGCAGTTCCAAGGGATATAGAGCCGGGGGTCAATGAACTTGAAAATGTCTATCTTTACGGCATAGACGACCTCAAAGGGATCGTTGAATTCAACAAAGCGGAGCGGGGGAAAGAGGCCAAAAAGGCTGAACGTATGGTGGAGGCCGAGGTCATCAAGTTCATGTCTTGGCTTGAGTCAACTGACGCCGTACCCGTGATCCAAGCTATCCAACAGAAGGCGGAGGAGGTACGCCGCCGCGAGATGGCCCGCAGCCACTCCGTATTAAGCGCACTAACACCTGAACAGCAAAAGGCGATTGACGTCCTGACCTCCTCAATCGTGCAGAAAATCCTCCTCAATCCTATAATTTGTCTCAAAAAGGAGGGGTGCAAAGAGGGGAAAAGCGAACTTGTTGAGGCGGCCGGCCGTCTTTTCGGCCTGAATGGGACCGAAGAATGCAAGGAAAGGCATTGA
- the ccsB gene encoding c-type cytochrome biogenesis protein CcsB encodes MMHDFIFNISLFLYFLATAGFLANIITLRKDAGKVANLFLYGAFVAHGLAILLRMFEAGHTPLVSMHESLSFVAWCMVGGYLILQSLNRVKSLGAFVTPLALVIMIASSIQKRQIPSLPPALQSAWLPIHAAICLAAYAIFALAFCLAIMYLIQERQIKDRRLGAIFRRLPSLENLDIMIGRCLAVGFLLLTIGIITGSIWAENAWGSYWSWDPKETWSLITWLFYAALLHQRLTVGWRGRKAAIMTILAFAILVFTFLGVNLLIPSEHSYAASFK; translated from the coding sequence ATGATGCACGATTTTATCTTTAATATCTCGCTGTTTTTATATTTTTTGGCTACAGCAGGTTTCCTGGCAAACATCATAACCCTCCGCAAAGACGCCGGGAAGGTGGCGAATCTCTTTTTGTACGGGGCCTTTGTGGCCCATGGGCTTGCGATCTTGTTACGTATGTTTGAGGCAGGTCATACCCCGCTTGTGAGTATGCACGAGTCCCTCTCTTTTGTAGCTTGGTGTATGGTCGGCGGGTATTTGATCTTGCAGTCCCTTAACAGAGTGAAGTCGCTCGGGGCGTTTGTAACGCCACTCGCCCTTGTGATCATGATTGCATCTTCTATACAGAAAAGGCAGATTCCGTCCCTCCCCCCTGCGCTCCAGAGCGCATGGCTCCCCATTCATGCCGCCATATGTCTTGCAGCCTATGCAATCTTCGCCTTGGCATTCTGTCTTGCCATCATGTATCTCATACAGGAAAGGCAGATAAAAGACAGGCGCCTCGGTGCGATATTCCGGAGGCTCCCGTCCCTCGAAAACCTTGACATCATGATAGGCCGTTGCCTTGCCGTCGGCTTCCTGCTCCTAACTATTGGCATCATTACGGGCTCCATTTGGGCTGAAAATGCCTGGGGATCTTATTGGAGCTGGGATCCTAAGGAGACATGGTCTTTGATAACATGGCTTTTCTACGCCGCACTCCTGCATCAAAGACTTACAGTAGGCTGGCGCGGGAGAAAGGCCGCAATCATGACGATCCTTGCATTTGCGATCCTTGTTTTCACCTTTCTTGGCGTGAATCTCCTTATCCCAAGCGAACACAGCTATGCCGCAAGCTTCAAATAG
- a CDS encoding precorrin-2 dehydrogenase/sirohydrochlorin ferrochelatase family protein: MDKKTGGRDYYPAFLNLKGRLAVVVGGGKVAERKVLGLLDAHAAIRLVCPETTQRLENLARDGLIEWRMRGFLAEDLDGAWLAIAATDDPAAQKAVYDGAETRGIFCNTVDQPDLCSFIVPAVTRRGGLCLAVSTSGNSPALAKRIKEELEASIGQIFGTYTAMLGEIRDWLLSTRQDPVERKILCQSLAENKILTWMKNGEWDKIEDWAVTNYGEGAGEVVRRYRPSTKSL; this comes from the coding sequence ATGGATAAAAAAACTGGCGGCCGCGACTATTACCCAGCCTTTTTGAACCTTAAAGGCCGGCTCGCAGTGGTAGTGGGGGGCGGAAAGGTGGCCGAACGCAAGGTGCTGGGTCTCCTTGATGCGCATGCCGCCATAAGGCTAGTATGCCCTGAGACAACGCAAAGACTTGAAAACCTGGCACGAGATGGCTTGATCGAGTGGCGAATGCGGGGATTTCTGGCCGAAGACCTAGACGGGGCATGGCTGGCCATCGCTGCAACAGACGATCCAGCTGCGCAAAAGGCCGTCTACGATGGGGCTGAGACAAGGGGCATCTTCTGTAATACGGTCGATCAACCCGATCTCTGTAGTTTCATAGTCCCTGCAGTGACAAGGCGCGGCGGCCTTTGTCTGGCCGTTTCGACATCAGGGAACAGCCCGGCCCTTGCAAAACGCATCAAAGAAGAACTGGAGGCGTCTATAGGTCAGATATTCGGTACATACACAGCCATGCTCGGCGAGATAAGGGATTGGCTGCTCTCCACGCGCCAGGACCCAGTGGAGAGAAAAATCTTGTGTCAATCCCTGGCAGAGAATAAGATCTTAACTTGGATGAAAAACGGCGAGTGGGACAAAATAGAAGATTGGGCCGTGACTAACTATGGAGAAGGGGCCGGAGAGGTGGTAAGGAGATATAGGCCATCAACAAAATCCCTTTAG
- the tatC gene encoding twin-arginine translocase subunit TatC, with protein MSIDRIPFGAHLAELRRRLIYCVLTLAAAFFICYWASDYLVSALFYPIRQALPPGSTMVFTSLTEGFMTYLKVSFWAAVIVSTPMFAYQAWAFLAPGLYENEKRRITVFAGWAATLFTTGAAFGYWVIMPVVLSITMGFASKGLEAMPRLQDYLVFVLKTMLCFGITFEMPFLMAFTVRLGLVPGGYFKKHRKIFYLTLYILAVALAPTDIFSQIMLLAPLIGVFEIGILAAAKKNGPQ; from the coding sequence ATGTCGATTGACCGCATCCCTTTCGGAGCGCACCTTGCCGAGTTGAGGCGCAGACTAATCTATTGCGTCCTCACGCTTGCAGCGGCCTTCTTTATATGCTATTGGGCATCCGACTACCTGGTCTCCGCCCTGTTCTATCCCATTAGGCAAGCCCTGCCACCCGGTAGCACCATGGTCTTCACCTCGCTGACCGAGGGTTTCATGACCTATCTCAAGGTCTCCTTCTGGGCAGCAGTTATCGTCTCTACCCCGATGTTTGCATATCAGGCGTGGGCATTTCTGGCCCCAGGGCTTTACGAGAACGAGAAACGCCGCATAACGGTCTTTGCAGGATGGGCTGCGACACTTTTTACAACTGGAGCCGCCTTCGGCTACTGGGTCATAATGCCTGTGGTATTGTCCATAACCATGGGTTTTGCAAGTAAGGGTCTTGAGGCCATGCCCAGATTGCAAGACTATCTGGTCTTTGTCCTAAAGACCATGCTCTGCTTCGGAATCACCTTTGAGATGCCGTTTCTGATGGCGTTCACAGTCCGTCTCGGCCTTGTACCTGGAGGGTATTTCAAGAAACATAGAAAAATATTCTATCTGACGCTCTATATATTGGCGGTGGCGCTCGCACCTACGGACATATTTTCACAAATCATGCTCCTTGCGCCGCTTATAGGAGTCTTTGAGATAGGCATCCTGGCGGCCGCTAAAAAGAATGGGCCGCAATAA
- the tatB gene encoding Sec-independent protein translocase protein TatB: MFGIGIPELVIIFIIALIVLGPEKLPQLARQLARLIAEFKKAAEDFKAQMDLEALNEIKSPKEMLKDVLAPKSDNTATSPGPEWKPAHPSGPNGGAGDHPQSTPAPIQNNNYEGSAEGHQRDPADGRIDKPVDSRSDVD; the protein is encoded by the coding sequence ATGTTTGGCATAGGGATCCCGGAACTCGTAATAATATTTATCATTGCGTTGATAGTCCTAGGCCCCGAAAAGCTGCCGCAGCTTGCAAGGCAACTCGCCCGCCTTATAGCAGAATTCAAAAAGGCCGCCGAAGACTTCAAGGCACAGATGGATCTTGAGGCATTAAACGAAATAAAGAGTCCGAAAGAGATGTTGAAGGATGTGTTGGCACCAAAATCGGACAATACGGCCACCAGCCCTGGACCGGAGTGGAAACCGGCTCATCCCTCTGGGCCGAATGGCGGCGCCGGAGACCATCCCCAGTCCACGCCTGCGCCTATACAAAACAACAACTATGAAGGATCGGCTGAAGGGCACCAGAGAGATCCAGCCGACGGGCGCATCGACAAGCCGGTTGACAGCAGGTCAGATGTCGATTGA
- the alr gene encoding alanine racemase, with protein sequence MPYQDFNRIEIDLGALSHNFNALKTIAGHETWVLAVVKSDAYGHGLVEVARQLAIDGVSGFAVFDLNEAVALRSAGITAPILLLSGIAPGDEAGCLELGLTCGATSFQMLDSLEQEAKRHGKKATVHIKVDTGMGRMGFDRNEFFCAIKDCARWPHIKMKGIYSHFSSADEPDDPMNKDQIAAFCHMIKGARQAGWRPEIIHLANSAGLIHFKEARFNAVRPGLALYGAYPGEKSKGRIILRPVMHLKSRVISVRRLPAGSGISYGHAFVTKRASKIAVIPVGYDDGYPRALSGKAEVLIRGRRMPVVGRICMKSMMVDVTDMDGISTGEEVVVLGRQENEAITIEELAEWAGTISYELLCLLGTRNRRHFIKRN encoded by the coding sequence ATGCCCTATCAAGACTTTAACCGCATAGAAATAGACCTTGGCGCCCTTTCGCACAATTTTAACGCCTTGAAGACGATCGCCGGCCATGAAACATGGGTCTTGGCGGTAGTAAAGTCAGACGCCTACGGCCACGGCCTGGTCGAAGTGGCCAGACAGCTTGCGATAGACGGGGTCTCAGGTTTTGCGGTCTTTGACCTCAATGAGGCCGTCGCACTCCGTAGCGCCGGCATAACCGCACCCATACTTCTGCTCTCTGGGATCGCACCAGGCGATGAAGCGGGATGTCTTGAACTTGGGCTCACCTGCGGAGCGACTTCCTTTCAAATGTTAGATTCCCTTGAACAGGAGGCAAAAAGACATGGCAAGAAGGCTACCGTTCACATCAAGGTCGATACCGGCATGGGGAGGATGGGATTTGATCGCAACGAATTCTTCTGCGCCATAAAGGACTGCGCACGTTGGCCTCACATAAAAATGAAAGGGATATATTCCCATTTCTCATCGGCAGATGAACCGGACGATCCTATGAACAAAGATCAGATAGCGGCCTTTTGTCACATGATCAAAGGGGCAAGGCAGGCTGGCTGGCGCCCTGAGATTATACATCTTGCCAACTCGGCTGGACTTATTCATTTTAAAGAGGCCAGATTTAACGCGGTGCGCCCAGGGCTCGCACTATATGGGGCGTATCCCGGCGAAAAAAGCAAGGGGCGCATCATATTAAGGCCTGTTATGCATCTCAAAAGCAGGGTAATATCGGTCAGGCGCCTGCCCGCAGGCTCCGGCATAAGCTACGGTCATGCCTTTGTCACAAAGCGGGCGTCCAAGATAGCCGTAATACCTGTTGGTTATGATGATGGATATCCAAGGGCCCTGTCCGGGAAGGCGGAGGTCCTTATCCGTGGTAGGCGCATGCCGGTGGTGGGACGTATCTGCATGAAATCCATGATGGTCGATGTGACAGATATGGACGGGATCTCGACAGGCGAGGAGGTGGTGGTGCTGGGGAGGCAAGAGAATGAGGCAATAACCATTGAAGAACTGGCTGAATGGGCCGGTACGATCAGTTATGAACTTTTATGCCTGCTCGGCACGAGGAACAGGCGTCATTTTATCAAGAGGAACTGA
- a CDS encoding ATP-binding protein: MEDIGRQGAAWPMDHVQDEVVVLCRSRIKLLLDLALKLNSTFLKARDLDEIFQAVLVGITAGDGLGFNRAFLILLNEDKKRLEGRFAIGPADATDANRIWSELSQRHLSLFEILEAVKEDFRNGSRPINQLVKEIRVPLSDAQNVLMMAMTGQKAVRIGEDSEGHGVSEIRKIINSRQFAIVPIVTDEKMYGVIIADNFVTGAVITDEDMDALHLFATLASIAVCKTNMCERLEGCINQLKRLNDDVERNKDLLVEAERLNVISRMTDQLYHGIKNPLMTLGGMARMLKKRLNDPDLVVYAETIVRNAERLERILRDVFDLSRPSDAAGLKLEKVKLGQLIESTFSLFNRDVERLGIKVKHYNAAPELELKLDKEGMGQAFLNIFKNSIDAMPDGGLLAVSVASRDGMVEIRVTDTGLGVARGHLRQVGEPFFTTKPQGAGLGLSLAKRTISAHGGTFSIEGNRFRGATVIVRLPVIQD, from the coding sequence ATGGAAGACATCGGGCGTCAGGGTGCCGCATGGCCTATGGATCATGTCCAGGACGAGGTTGTTGTCTTGTGTAGAAGCCGTATAAAGCTCCTGCTCGATCTTGCACTTAAACTCAATTCCACCTTCTTGAAGGCCAGGGATCTGGACGAGATATTCCAGGCTGTGCTCGTAGGGATCACTGCAGGGGATGGGCTTGGGTTCAATAGGGCCTTTCTCATCCTCTTGAATGAAGACAAGAAACGGCTGGAGGGCAGATTCGCCATCGGACCCGCTGACGCAACCGACGCCAATAGAATATGGTCCGAGTTGTCCCAGAGGCATCTTTCCCTTTTTGAGATACTGGAAGCGGTCAAGGAAGACTTTAGAAACGGTTCGCGCCCCATCAATCAGCTTGTAAAAGAGATACGCGTGCCCCTTTCCGATGCGCAGAACGTCCTAATGATGGCCATGACCGGGCAAAAGGCCGTCAGGATAGGTGAGGATTCAGAAGGGCATGGTGTCTCTGAGATCAGAAAGATTATCAACTCAAGGCAATTCGCTATAGTACCCATAGTTACAGATGAAAAGATGTACGGGGTGATAATTGCAGACAACTTTGTCACCGGGGCGGTGATAACCGACGAAGATATGGACGCCTTACACCTCTTCGCGACACTTGCTTCTATAGCCGTGTGTAAGACAAACATGTGCGAGAGGCTGGAAGGTTGTATCAATCAGCTCAAGAGGCTAAACGACGACGTCGAGCGCAACAAAGACCTCCTGGTCGAGGCGGAGCGGTTAAATGTAATCAGTCGCATGACGGATCAGCTCTATCATGGGATCAAAAATCCGCTTATGACCCTGGGTGGTATGGCGAGGATGCTCAAAAAGAGGCTGAATGATCCTGACCTTGTCGTATACGCGGAGACGATAGTCAGAAACGCCGAGCGGCTGGAGAGGATACTGAGGGACGTCTTTGATCTGTCCCGACCATCAGATGCAGCGGGCCTGAAACTTGAGAAGGTCAAGCTGGGGCAGCTGATCGAGTCGACTTTTTCGCTCTTTAACAGAGATGTTGAAAGGCTTGGCATCAAGGTCAAGCATTACAACGCCGCTCCGGAACTTGAATTGAAACTAGACAAGGAAGGCATGGGGCAGGCCTTTTTGAATATATTTAAAAACTCGATAGACGCCATGCCCGACGGCGGCCTTCTGGCTGTGTCCGTTGCAAGCCGAGACGGGATGGTTGAGATACGTGTCACTGATACGGGTCTCGGAGTGGCAAGGGGACACCTGAGGCAGGTCGGGGAGCCTTTTTTTACAACCAAACCGCAAGGCGCAGGGCTGGGCCTCAGCCTTGCAAAACGCACGATATCGGCCCATGGCGGTACGTTCTCCATAGAAGGTAACAGGTTCAGGGGCGCCACTGTTATTGTAAGGCTCCCTGTGATACAGGATTGA
- a CDS encoding TatD family hydrolase, protein MDQTNTSGLLDLIDTHVHLDIPPLSSDPQGVVLRAREHGVVQMITIGVDLDSSKRAISLAGRFRGVFAAVGIHPHDADSMSREAVKELERLASFQKVVAIGEIGLDFAKGYSPRARQRDAFVRQIDLALRLSMPVIIHDRDAHDEVLGILDGYRGQGLSGVIHCFSGDAAVAGHAVGLGFFISVTGVITFPKTDALKEAVKSIPFERLMVETDCPYLSPAPFRGKPNEPARVVYVVKEVARLKEVILEEAASRTSANARALFNLPHPRQERDVL, encoded by the coding sequence ATGGATCAAACAAACACCTCTGGTCTCTTGGATCTTATAGACACACATGTTCATCTGGACATACCGCCGCTTTCCAGTGATCCTCAGGGTGTGGTCTTGAGGGCCAGGGAGCATGGGGTTGTCCAGATGATAACCATAGGGGTTGATCTTGACAGTTCCAAGAGGGCTATATCGTTGGCTGGGCGGTTTAGGGGTGTCTTCGCCGCAGTCGGCATTCATCCACATGATGCGGATTCGATGTCCCGTGAGGCGGTCAAGGAACTGGAACGCCTTGCCTCTTTTCAAAAAGTGGTGGCCATTGGGGAGATAGGGCTTGATTTCGCCAAGGGATACTCGCCGCGGGCTAGACAAAGAGACGCCTTTGTAAGACAGATTGACCTTGCGTTGAGGCTTTCCATGCCGGTAATTATCCACGACAGAGACGCACATGACGAAGTCCTTGGCATTCTTGATGGATATAGGGGTCAGGGGCTGAGTGGTGTCATCCACTGTTTTTCCGGGGATGCGGCGGTGGCTGGACATGCTGTCGGGCTCGGGTTTTTTATTTCGGTGACGGGTGTTATCACCTTTCCAAAGACCGACGCCCTCAAGGAGGCGGTAAAATCTATTCCTTTTGAAAGACTTATGGTAGAAACGGACTGCCCATATCTGAGTCCTGCGCCTTTCAGGGGGAAACCGAATGAGCCTGCAAGGGTCGTCTATGTAGTCAAAGAGGTCGCAAGATTAAAGGAGGTCATACTTGAAGAGGCGGCCAGCCGCACAAGCGCCAATGCAAGGGCACTTTTCAATCTGCCGCATCCTCGACAGGAGCGGGATGTGCTGTAG
- a CDS encoding ASKHA domain-containing protein encodes MAKTSVKGLDPPVRLLDLYLPEPAPGDNRSYEARLRSAAEQTLGARPHIPLLTLQRLGRLLMERRYHVEAVAVDGPCGWEICRTLPKGEGVGPPLGLAIDLGSTTVVFYLVNMISGIVLQTLSMANPQRSHGEDILDRIIFAGMGDGLAVLRKEIIGLFNSTISEMGCAAHIYFIAIAGNTTMCHLLLGLEPGHICKAPYLPLANGFDIFSADELGIKVHDRAKVYVFPNIGSYFGGDLLAGIAAAGMHTHDEISMLIDVGTNAEVVLGNKDWLIACSGAAGPALEGGVLSCGMMAGPGAIERVFIDRETLRPSYKTIAGKPPIGICGSGIIDLLSALFLAGLVDRTGKLVLTKAEERMKEISGEWAYILADEKETGHGRPIYISQSDIKNLIRSKAAMYTILNVVASSIGIGFEDISTFYVAGAFGNYIDPKNAVAIGMLPDVPIERYKGIGNSAGQGAVEVLRRRTVRQEVEKIREKITYLEMNVREDFMNQLTAALFLPHTDMERFPSVKALLQKRI; translated from the coding sequence ATGGCAAAAACCTCGGTTAAAGGTCTTGACCCGCCTGTGCGGTTGCTAGATCTCTACCTTCCTGAACCGGCACCTGGCGATAACAGATCATATGAAGCCAGACTCAGGTCTGCTGCAGAACAGACCTTGGGGGCAAGGCCGCACATCCCGCTCCTCACCCTCCAAAGACTGGGACGACTACTCATGGAGCGCCGGTATCATGTCGAGGCGGTGGCTGTAGATGGACCATGCGGCTGGGAGATCTGTCGGACCCTGCCCAAGGGCGAAGGCGTGGGTCCTCCTTTGGGCCTGGCTATAGACCTTGGAAGCACCACAGTAGTCTTCTATCTCGTAAACATGATCTCAGGGATTGTGCTCCAGACACTGTCTATGGCCAACCCCCAGCGCAGCCACGGCGAAGACATCCTTGACCGCATCATATTTGCAGGCATGGGTGACGGACTCGCCGTCCTCAGAAAAGAAATCATCGGCCTTTTCAACTCAACGATCAGCGAAATGGGCTGCGCCGCACATATCTACTTCATTGCAATAGCCGGCAACACAACCATGTGTCACCTCCTCCTTGGGCTGGAGCCAGGTCATATCTGCAAGGCGCCTTATCTGCCCTTGGCAAATGGCTTTGATATATTTTCAGCAGATGAGCTGGGCATAAAGGTCCATGACCGTGCGAAGGTCTATGTCTTTCCAAATATCGGAAGCTATTTCGGTGGGGACCTGCTGGCCGGAATCGCTGCGGCCGGGATGCATACACATGATGAGATATCCATGCTCATAGATGTCGGCACCAATGCGGAGGTGGTGCTGGGAAACAAGGACTGGCTTATAGCCTGCTCAGGCGCAGCAGGCCCGGCCCTGGAAGGCGGCGTCCTCTCATGCGGCATGATGGCAGGACCTGGGGCCATAGAGCGTGTCTTTATCGACAGGGAGACCCTTAGACCGTCGTATAAGACCATAGCAGGCAAACCGCCCATCGGGATCTGTGGCTCAGGCATAATAGACCTGCTCTCCGCCCTCTTCCTGGCCGGCCTTGTCGATCGAACGGGTAAACTGGTTTTGACAAAGGCCGAGGAAAGGATGAAAGAGATAAGCGGGGAATGGGCCTATATACTTGCAGATGAGAAAGAGACAGGCCATGGAAGGCCGATTTACATCAGTCAGAGCGACATAAAGAACCTGATCCGCTCAAAGGCCGCCATGTACACCATCTTGAATGTAGTCGCCAGCAGTATAGGCATAGGGTTTGAAGACATCAGCACCTTCTATGTGGCAGGGGCCTTCGGAAATTACATAGATCCCAAAAATGCCGTTGCCATCGGCATGTTGCCGGATGTCCCGATAGAACGTTATAAGGGCATCGGGAATTCAGCTGGACAAGGTGCGGTTGAGGTCCTGAGACGCAGAACCGTCAGACAGGAGGTAGAAAAGATCAGAGAAAAGATCACCTATCTCGAGATGAATGTACGCGAGGACTTCATGAACCAACTCACCGCAGCCCTCTTTCTACCGCACACCGACATGGAACGATTTCCGTCGGTCAAGGCCCTTTTACAGAAACGTATTTGA
- a CDS encoding argininosuccinate synthase: MARDTKKNRKTEKIVLAYSGGLDTSVILKWLQETYECPVVAYSADIGQKEDWGLVRQKATDTGASDVVIKDLREEFVRDFLFPMFRANAIYEGGYLLGTSIARPLIAKEQVKVAEEFGADAVSHGATGKGNDQVRFELTYMALNPALKIIAPWRIWDLNSRQKLMDFAKRHGIPVQATRSRPYSMDANLLHISYEGGILEDPWAEPPKDMFVWTKAPEDAPDRPQYIEIDFEKGIPVAIDGERLGPFAIFSKLNQIGAQNGVGRVDLVENRFVGMKSRGVYETPGGAILRTAHMAIESITMDREVMHLRDSLVPRYSELIYYGFWFSPERELMQKLMDESQANVTGTVRLKIYKGNCIVAGRKAEKGLYLPEFATFEADDVYKQADAEGFIRLQGLRLKIRALVEKTRST; encoded by the coding sequence ATGGCTAGAGATACTAAAAAAAATCGAAAGACGGAAAAGATCGTGCTCGCATACTCAGGCGGCCTTGACACCTCGGTTATACTGAAATGGCTCCAGGAAACCTATGAATGCCCGGTGGTCGCCTATTCGGCGGACATCGGCCAGAAAGAAGATTGGGGTCTAGTGCGCCAAAAGGCGACCGATACCGGCGCCTCCGACGTGGTCATAAAGGACCTCAGAGAGGAATTCGTCCGGGACTTCTTGTTCCCGATGTTCAGAGCGAACGCCATTTATGAAGGCGGCTATTTGCTTGGCACATCCATCGCAAGGCCTCTTATAGCCAAGGAGCAGGTGAAGGTGGCAGAAGAATTCGGGGCAGACGCGGTAAGCCATGGCGCTACAGGCAAGGGAAACGACCAGGTGCGTTTTGAACTCACCTATATGGCGCTGAATCCAGCCCTCAAGATTATCGCCCCATGGCGTATCTGGGACCTCAATTCCAGGCAAAAACTCATGGACTTTGCAAAAAGACACGGCATCCCGGTACAGGCCACAAGGTCCAGACCTTACAGCATGGATGCGAATCTCTTGCACATAAGCTATGAAGGCGGAATACTAGAGGACCCCTGGGCCGAGCCGCCGAAGGACATGTTCGTCTGGACGAAGGCCCCTGAAGACGCGCCTGATAGACCGCAATACATCGAGATCGATTTTGAAAAAGGTATACCCGTTGCAATAGATGGGGAGAGATTGGGGCCATTTGCCATATTTTCCAAATTGAATCAAATAGGGGCGCAAAATGGGGTCGGCAGGGTGGATCTGGTCGAAAACCGCTTCGTCGGCATGAAATCAAGGGGTGTGTATGAAACCCCGGGCGGGGCCATCTTAAGAACGGCCCATATGGCCATTGAATCGATCACGATGGACAGAGAGGTCATGCACCTTCGAGACAGCCTCGTGCCTCGCTACTCTGAACTGATATATTACGGTTTCTGGTTTTCACCGGAACGCGAGCTCATGCAAAAATTAATGGATGAATCTCAAGCGAATGTCACCGGGACGGTGCGGCTTAAGATTTACAAAGGAAATTGTATAGTAGCGGGCAGAAAGGCTGAAAAAGGCCTCTACCTACCTGAATTCGCCACATTTGAGGCAGATGATGTCTACAAACAGGCTGATGCTGAGGGCTTTATAAGACTCCAAGGTCTGAGGCTCAAAATCAGGGCCCTTGTGGAAAAGACCAGATCGACATAG